GTACTGAGCCTGTTCGTGTGCGAAGGCGCCCTGCTGGGGCTGTTCGGCGGCATCCTGGGCCTCATCCTAGGGGCCATCCTGGCCGCCATCATTTCGGCGATCGGCATTCCGATGCCCGCGGCGCCGGGCATGACCGAAGGGTATACGGGCGAAATCCTCATCACCCCCGCCCTCGGCCTGCAGGCCCTGCTCCTGGCCGCGGCCACCACGACGATTGCCAGCATCGTGCCGGCCATGCACGCTGCGCGCATGAACATTGTCGATGCGCTGAGGCATGCCCGCTGATGCTTGCCACGATCGCCCTTCGCAACGTGTTCCGGCACGCCTGGCGCACCGCCATGACCCTGCTCGCGATCGTCATGGGCGTTGCCAGCCTGATCGTCGGCGGCGGCTTTGTCGAAGACGTGTTCATCCAGTTCGGCGAATCCATCATCCACTCGCAGACCGGCCATATCCAGGTCTTCCGCCGCGACTTCCTGGAACGTGGAGCGCGACAACCCGAGCGCTTCCTGATCGAGCGCCCGGACGAACTCGCGACGCGACTGAAGAGCGTGGCGGGCGTCGACTTCGTCGCCCAACGCCTCAACTTCTCCGGGCTGCTCAACAACGGCAAGCGTGATCTCGCGATCACCGGGGAAGGCGTCGAGCAGGATCTGGAAACGCGGCTGGGGAGCTACCTGCGGATCATCGAGGGGCGCGCACTCAAGGGCAGCGACCAATACGGCATCCTGCTCGGCGAAGGCGTGGCGCACTCGCTCAACCTGAAACCGGGCGATCGCATCGATCTGCTCGCCAATACGCCCCAAGGGGCGGTGAACAGCCTGGACTTCGAAGTCGTCGGCATCTTCCAGAGCTATTCGAAGGATTTCGATGCCCGCGCGGTGCGGATACCGCTTGATGCGGCCCACCAACTGGTGGACGTGGACGGCGCCAACCTGCTTGTCGTCGTCCTCGGCGACACAGCCGCGACGTCGGCGGCTCACGCCGATGTGCAGAAGCAGATCGACCCTTCCGCACTGGAGGCACGCACATGGAAGGAGCTGTCGGACTTCTATGAAAAGACCGTCGCCTTGTACGAACGTCAGTTCGGGGTGCTCAAGCTGATCATCCTGTTCATGGTCGCGCTGTCGGTCGTCAACAGCCTGAACATGACCCTGATGGAGCGGATGAGCGAGTTCGGCACCGCCCGCGCACTGGGCAGCCGGTCGTCCGACCTGATCCGGCAAATCCTGGTCGAAAGCCTGATCATCGGGCTGCTGGGCGCGCTGCTGGGGGCCGTGGTCGGGGTACTGGCTGCGGTCGGAATTTCGTGGGTGGGCATCCCGATGCCGCCTGCACCCAATGCCAACATCGGCTACACCGCCTACATCCGCGTCGTGCCCTCCGCCATTGCGTGGGCAATGCTGATCGGGCTTACCGCCACGGTCGTGGCCGCGCTGTTCCCGGCCCGCCGCATCGCCCGCACCCACATCGTCGACGCGCTGCGCGAAAGCATCTGACCGTCCGCCGGCAAACGCATCCGGCATTGGCAAGATGCGAGGCAGTTCTGCTATACCAATAACATCAGGAGCCCCCGCCCACGACGAAAGGTGTGACGTGGTCGTGTCGCCGTGGCTCGGGTGAGGGTGATAGGATCACGACAGCTGTCGGCGCACAACCCTACTCCACGGCAGGACCATGCAACTTTTCGAACGCTTCAACCTCGGTCACGGTTTTCGCAAATACTTCGAGATCGCCGCAGCGACGAACGACGATCTGCGTAACGACGTTTTCCGGATTCGCCACGAGGTGTACTGCGAAGAACTCCACTTCGAACCGGAGCGGCCCGATCGCCGCGAAACGGATCGGTTCGACCACCACAGCCTGCATTGCCTGATCCGCACCTCTACCGAGCCGACCCAGCTCGTGGGCTGTACGCGCCTCGTGCTTGCCGACCCTTCGGACCCGAATGCACCGCTCCCCTTCGAGCAGACCTGCGCGCACACGCTGGACCGGTCCATCATCGACCCTGAAAAACTGCCACGCGAGCGTATCGCGGAGGTGTCCCGCCTGGCGGTCCGCGCCACGTACCGCCGCCGCAAGGGCGAAACACAGACGCCGGTGGCCATTCATGACGAAGACTTCGGCAATGCCGAACGGCCGCGCTTCCCGTACATCCCGATCGGCCTCTACCTTGGCGCGGTGGCCCTCGCCGCACGCAGCGGCATCGACACGCTGTTCGTACTCACCGAGCCCCGGCTGGCTTCGCATTTCAGCAAGCTGGGCGTGGAGATCCGCCAGATTGGCGGTCCGGTGGAGCATCGCGGCACACGGGTGCCATCGATGATGGACGTGCAGAGCATCATCAAGGGGATGCGCTTCATCGTGAAACCGATCTGGCGCGTCGTTCAGGAAGAGATCGAACGCGGTTTTGAAGCCGGAGCAGGTGGCCGCTCCCTGTCGGGCCCGGCGCGCTAGCCCTGCCCCATGGGCACACAATAAAAAAAAGCCCGCTTGCGCGGGCTTTTTCTTTGCTGTCTGACCTCAGCCCGCCAAGGCGGCCTTGATCTGATCCAGCGTGGTCGGATCATCGATCGTGGTCAGATCACCGGCGTCACGGCCTTCGGCCAGCGCCTGGATCGAGCGGCGCAGCATCTTGCCCGAACGCGTCTTCGGCAGGCCGTTGATGAAGTGCACGCGGGCCGGGCGCGCGATCGCGCCAAGGCTTTCGTCCACCTTCTTCATCACTTCCTTCTCGAGCGCGGCGCGCTTCTCGGCGGTGTCGACGGTGCTCGCGTCCTTCACCACCGCGAAAGCCATCGGCATCTGGCCCTTCAGCTCGTCGTGCACGCCGACCACCGCCACTTCGGCGATCGCCGGGTGGGTCTGCACCGCTTCCTCGATCTCGCGGGTGCCGAGACGGTGTCCGGCGACGTTGATGACGTCGTCCATGCGGCCGAGGATGGTGTGGTAGCCGTTTTCGTCCTTGATGCCCCAGTCGGACGACGAATACACCACTGGATCGGTGAACAGGCTGAAGTAAGTGGAGACGAAGCGCTCGTCCTGACCCCACACCGTGGACAGGCAGCCCGGCGGCAGCGGCGGCACGATGCCGACGATACCCTTCTCGTTCGGACCGCATTCGCTGCCGTCCTCACGGAAGATGCGGAGGTCGTAGCCATACACCGGGAAGGCGGGCGAACCGAGCTTGATCTTGCTGTCTTCCACGCCGCGCACGATCGCGAGCATCGGCCAGCCGGTCTCGGTCTGCCAGTAGTTGTCGATCACCGGAATGCCGAGTTCGCTCATGATCCACTGGTGGGAGGTCTCGTCCAGCGGTTCGCCGGCCAGGAACAGGTGCTTGAGCGAGGACAGGTCGTACTTCTTGAGGAAGGCGGGGTCCTGCTTCTTCAGCACGCGCACCGCGGTCGGCGCCGAGAACATCACGCTGACCTTGTACTTCTCGACGATCTGCCACCAGATGCCGGCATCCGGACGCAGCGGCGTGCCTTCGTACATGATGGTGGCCATGCCGGCGATCAGCGGGCCGTAGATGATGTAGCTGTGGCCCACCACCCAGCCGATGTCCGAGGTGGAGAACATGGTTTCGCCGCTGCCGCCGGTGAAGATGTGCTTCATCGAGGCCGCCAACGCCACGGTGTAGCCGCCGGTATCGCGCTGCACGCCCTTGGGCTTGCCGGTGGTGCCGGAGGTGTACAGGATGTAGCTCGGCTCGGAGGACTCTAGCCAGGTCACCGGCACCTGGGCGTCGATGTGCTTGGCGCGCAGTTCGGCGTAATCGACGTCACGGCCTTCCACCTTGGGGAAGCCCTTGTCGAGGCCGCGGTCGACGATCAGCACCTTGGCCGGCGGGAATTCCGCCACCTTGCAGGCCTCGTCCACCAGGTGCTTGTAGGGCACCGGCTTGCCGTTGCGCATGCCGGCGTCGGAGCTGACCATCAGCACCGGCTTGGCATCGTCGATACGGGTGGCGAGCGAACCAGCTGCGAAACCGCCGAACACCACCGAGTGGATCGCGCCGATGCGCGCGCAGGCCAGCATCGCGAAAGCGGCCTCGGCGATCATCGGCATGTAGATCAGCACACGGTCGCCGCGCTTGACCCCGAGATCCTGGTAGATCGCCGCCATGCGCTCGACTTCGCGCTGCAACTCGGCGAAGGAATAAACCTTCTCCTCGTTGGTTTCGGTGGAGATGTAGACCAGGGCGCGGTCGTCGGGACGTTTCGCCGCGTGACGGTCCACCGCGTTGTAGCAGAGGTTGGTTTCGCCGCCCTTGAACCACTTGACGAACGGCGGCTTCGAAAAGTCGCAGATCTGCTCGGCCGGCTTGTGCCAGTCCACAAGTTGGGCCTGCTCGGCCCAGAACTCGTCGCGCTGGTCGATGGACCTACGGTGGAACTCCTTGTAGTTGCTCATCAAATCCTCTCCCTTCCAGATTCCCTACATTTTTGATTGACGCAACGGCGCCCGGCGCTCCCCAGCGCGGCCGCCCGCCACGTTTGCTATTGCTGCTATTCGGGGGTATGGGTTGCCCCCGCTTCGTCATCGCCGGCCCCTGCGCCCTTATCGTGTTTTTTAAGCTCCCCGAG
Above is a window of Azoarcus olearius DNA encoding:
- a CDS encoding ABC transporter permease; translated protein: MLATIALRNVFRHAWRTAMTLLAIVMGVASLIVGGGFVEDVFIQFGESIIHSQTGHIQVFRRDFLERGARQPERFLIERPDELATRLKSVAGVDFVAQRLNFSGLLNNGKRDLAITGEGVEQDLETRLGSYLRIIEGRALKGSDQYGILLGEGVAHSLNLKPGDRIDLLANTPQGAVNSLDFEVVGIFQSYSKDFDARAVRIPLDAAHQLVDVDGANLLVVVLGDTAATSAAHADVQKQIDPSALEARTWKELSDFYEKTVALYERQFGVLKLIILFMVALSVVNSLNMTLMERMSEFGTARALGSRSSDLIRQILVESLIIGLLGALLGAVVGVLAAVGISWVGIPMPPAPNANIGYTAYIRVVPSAIAWAMLIGLTATVVAALFPARRIARTHIVDALRESI
- a CDS encoding PEP-CTERM/exosortase system-associated acyltransferase, whose protein sequence is MQLFERFNLGHGFRKYFEIAAATNDDLRNDVFRIRHEVYCEELHFEPERPDRRETDRFDHHSLHCLIRTSTEPTQLVGCTRLVLADPSDPNAPLPFEQTCAHTLDRSIIDPEKLPRERIAEVSRLAVRATYRRRKGETQTPVAIHDEDFGNAERPRFPYIPIGLYLGAVALAARSGIDTLFVLTEPRLASHFSKLGVEIRQIGGPVEHRGTRVPSMMDVQSIIKGMRFIVKPIWRVVQEEIERGFEAGAGGRSLSGPAR
- a CDS encoding propionate--CoA ligase, producing the protein MSNYKEFHRRSIDQRDEFWAEQAQLVDWHKPAEQICDFSKPPFVKWFKGGETNLCYNAVDRHAAKRPDDRALVYISTETNEEKVYSFAELQREVERMAAIYQDLGVKRGDRVLIYMPMIAEAAFAMLACARIGAIHSVVFGGFAAGSLATRIDDAKPVLMVSSDAGMRNGKPVPYKHLVDEACKVAEFPPAKVLIVDRGLDKGFPKVEGRDVDYAELRAKHIDAQVPVTWLESSEPSYILYTSGTTGKPKGVQRDTGGYTVALAASMKHIFTGGSGETMFSTSDIGWVVGHSYIIYGPLIAGMATIMYEGTPLRPDAGIWWQIVEKYKVSVMFSAPTAVRVLKKQDPAFLKKYDLSSLKHLFLAGEPLDETSHQWIMSELGIPVIDNYWQTETGWPMLAIVRGVEDSKIKLGSPAFPVYGYDLRIFREDGSECGPNEKGIVGIVPPLPPGCLSTVWGQDERFVSTYFSLFTDPVVYSSSDWGIKDENGYHTILGRMDDVINVAGHRLGTREIEEAVQTHPAIAEVAVVGVHDELKGQMPMAFAVVKDASTVDTAEKRAALEKEVMKKVDESLGAIARPARVHFINGLPKTRSGKMLRRSIQALAEGRDAGDLTTIDDPTTLDQIKAALAG